In a genomic window of Leifsonia xyli subsp. cynodontis DSM 46306:
- the efeB gene encoding iron uptake transporter deferrochelatase/peroxidase subunit: MSEKTAGEAPASPGFSRREMLGLAGAAVGAGVVGFGAGAAAEHAIAGPDTAGATTTYPFYGDHQAGITTPVQDRLHFAAFDVAADLTRAGLIGLLQDWTTAAARMTQGKPAGRGGPASGPLDTPPDDTGEALGLPAGGLTITFGFGPTLFTSAAGDDRFGIASRRPAALVDLPHFPGDALLDQYTGGDLCVQACGEDPQVAVHAIRNLSRMAFGRAAIRWSQLGFGRTSSTSRSQTTPRNLFGFKDGTANITSEDTSAVTRQVWAARADGSEWMAGGSYLVARKIRMTIETWDRQQLGEQERVIGRDKGEGAPLSGGTEFTEPNFLALAAAGGTKIDPDSHVRLAHPSTNNGAQLLRRGYNFVDGNDELGRLNAGLFFIAFQRDPRKQFIPIQSQLARNDAMNEYVKHVGSALFAVPPGAREGSYIGASLFA, encoded by the coding sequence GTGAGCGAGAAAACCGCCGGGGAAGCCCCGGCCTCCCCCGGCTTCTCCCGGCGCGAGATGCTGGGGCTGGCCGGGGCGGCAGTGGGGGCGGGCGTCGTCGGGTTCGGAGCCGGCGCGGCGGCCGAGCACGCGATCGCCGGCCCGGACACCGCGGGCGCTACGACCACCTACCCGTTCTACGGCGACCATCAGGCGGGCATCACGACGCCCGTCCAAGACCGGCTCCACTTCGCCGCATTCGATGTCGCCGCCGATCTCACCCGCGCGGGGCTGATCGGGCTGCTCCAGGACTGGACGACCGCCGCCGCCCGGATGACGCAGGGGAAGCCGGCGGGCAGGGGCGGGCCCGCCTCCGGGCCGCTCGACACGCCCCCGGACGACACCGGCGAGGCGCTGGGCCTGCCCGCGGGCGGCCTGACCATCACGTTCGGGTTCGGCCCCACCCTCTTCACCTCCGCCGCGGGCGACGACCGGTTCGGCATCGCCAGCCGGCGGCCCGCGGCGCTCGTCGACCTGCCGCACTTCCCCGGCGATGCGCTGCTCGACCAGTACACCGGCGGTGACCTGTGCGTGCAAGCCTGCGGCGAAGACCCGCAGGTGGCCGTCCACGCCATCCGGAACCTCTCCCGCATGGCCTTCGGCCGCGCTGCCATCCGCTGGTCGCAGCTCGGGTTCGGCCGCACCTCGTCCACCTCGCGCAGCCAGACGACCCCGCGCAACCTGTTCGGCTTCAAGGACGGCACGGCCAACATCACCTCCGAGGACACCTCCGCCGTCACCAGGCAGGTCTGGGCGGCGCGAGCGGACGGGAGCGAGTGGATGGCGGGCGGCTCCTACCTCGTCGCCCGCAAGATCCGCATGACGATCGAGACCTGGGACCGCCAGCAGCTCGGCGAACAGGAGCGTGTCATCGGCCGGGACAAGGGCGAGGGCGCCCCGCTCTCGGGCGGCACCGAGTTCACGGAGCCGAACTTCCTGGCCCTCGCCGCCGCCGGGGGCACCAAGATCGACCCGGACTCGCACGTCCGCCTCGCACACCCGAGCACGAACAACGGCGCCCAGCTCCTCCGCCGCGGCTACAACTTCGTCGACGGCAACGACGAACTCGGCCGCCTGAACGCCGGCCTGTTCTTCATCGCGTTCCAGCGGGACCCGCGCAAGCAGTTCATCCCGATCCAGTCACAGCTCGCCCGCAACGACGCCATGAACGAGTACGTGAAGCATGTGGGCTCCGCGCTCTTCGCCGTGCCTCCCGGCGCTCGCGAAGGCTCGTACATTGGGGCGAGCCTGTTCGCCTGA
- the typA gene encoding translational GTPase TypA — protein MSENAVAHRDDLRNVAIVAHVDHGKTTLVDAMLRQTNSFGDHEHVEERAMDSNELEREKGITILAKNTAISYKGKHAANGPITINVIDTPGHADFGGEVERGLSMVDGVVLLVDSSEGPLPQTRFVLRKALEAKLPVILAVNKTDRGDARIEEVVGEAQDLLLGLASDLADDVLDLDLDAVLDVPVVYASGRAGAASRNQPANGELPDNDDLEPLFEAILEHIPAPSYDPGAPLQAHVTNLDASPFLGRLALLRIFNGTLKKGQTVAWVRHDGDIHNVRVTELLMTKALERYPAESGGPGDIVAVAGFADIMIGDTLADPDDVRPLPAIHVDDPAISMTIGTNTSPLVGKVKGHKLTARMVKDRLDRELIGNVSLRVLDIGRPDVWEVQGRGELALAILVEQMRREGFELTVGKPQVVTRTVDGKTHEPYEHLTIDIPEEHLGAITQLLAARKGRMENMTNHGTGWVRMDFIVPSRGLIGFRTEFMTTTRGTGIANAISHGYDQWAGAILTRSNGSIVADRQGVVTPYAIIQLQERMTFFVNPTEEVYEGMVIGENSRADDMDVNITKEKKLTNMRSSTADTFESMTPSRQLTLEESLEFAREDECVEVTPEAVRIRKVELDATARGRAAARLKRQDA, from the coding sequence ATGTCTGAGAACGCCGTCGCCCACCGCGACGATCTGCGCAACGTCGCTATCGTCGCCCACGTCGACCACGGCAAGACCACGCTGGTCGACGCCATGCTCCGGCAGACGAACTCCTTCGGCGACCACGAGCACGTCGAAGAGCGCGCCATGGACTCGAATGAGCTCGAGCGTGAGAAGGGGATCACAATCCTCGCGAAGAACACCGCGATCTCCTACAAGGGCAAGCACGCCGCGAACGGCCCGATCACCATCAACGTGATCGACACCCCCGGCCACGCCGACTTCGGCGGGGAGGTGGAGCGCGGGTTGTCGATGGTGGACGGCGTTGTGCTGCTCGTGGACTCCTCCGAGGGGCCGCTGCCGCAGACGCGCTTCGTGCTGCGCAAGGCGCTGGAGGCGAAGCTGCCGGTCATCCTGGCGGTGAACAAGACCGACCGCGGCGACGCCCGCATCGAAGAAGTCGTGGGGGAGGCTCAGGATCTGCTGCTCGGGCTCGCGAGCGACCTCGCCGACGATGTGCTCGACCTCGACCTCGACGCCGTGCTCGACGTGCCCGTCGTCTATGCGTCCGGCCGTGCCGGCGCCGCCAGCCGCAACCAGCCCGCGAACGGCGAGCTGCCGGACAACGACGACCTGGAACCGCTGTTCGAGGCGATCCTGGAGCACATCCCGGCCCCCAGCTACGATCCCGGCGCGCCCCTGCAGGCGCACGTCACCAACCTCGACGCCTCGCCGTTCCTCGGCCGTCTCGCGCTGCTGCGCATCTTCAACGGCACCCTGAAGAAGGGCCAGACGGTCGCCTGGGTGCGCCACGACGGCGACATCCACAACGTCCGCGTCACCGAGCTGCTGATGACCAAGGCGTTGGAGCGCTACCCGGCCGAGTCGGGCGGCCCCGGCGACATCGTCGCCGTCGCCGGTTTCGCCGACATTATGATCGGCGACACGCTGGCCGACCCCGACGATGTGCGGCCGCTGCCCGCGATCCATGTGGACGACCCGGCCATCTCCATGACGATCGGCACCAATACCTCCCCGCTGGTCGGCAAAGTGAAGGGCCATAAACTCACTGCCCGCATGGTCAAGGATCGCCTCGACCGCGAGCTCATCGGCAACGTCTCGCTGCGCGTGCTCGATATCGGCCGCCCGGACGTCTGGGAGGTGCAGGGCCGCGGCGAGCTGGCCCTGGCCATCCTGGTCGAGCAGATGCGCCGCGAGGGCTTCGAGCTGACCGTCGGCAAGCCGCAGGTGGTCACCCGCACCGTCGACGGCAAGACGCACGAGCCGTATGAGCACCTGACGATCGACATCCCCGAGGAGCACCTCGGCGCGATCACGCAGCTGCTCGCCGCGCGCAAGGGCCGCATGGAGAACATGACGAACCACGGCACTGGCTGGGTGCGCATGGATTTCATCGTCCCCTCGCGCGGCCTCATCGGCTTCCGCACCGAGTTCATGACCACCACCCGCGGCACCGGCATCGCCAACGCCATCTCGCACGGCTACGACCAGTGGGCGGGCGCCATCCTGACCCGCAGCAACGGCTCCATCGTCGCCGACCGCCAGGGCGTCGTCACACCGTACGCGATCATCCAGCTGCAGGAGCGTATGACCTTCTTCGTGAACCCCACGGAGGAGGTCTACGAGGGCATGGTCATCGGCGAGAACTCCCGCGCCGACGACATGGACGTGAACATCACCAAGGAGAAGAAGCTCACCAATATGCGCTCCTCCACGGCCGACACGTTCGAGTCGATGACGCCGTCGCGTCAGCTCACCCTGGAGGAGTCGCTCGAGTTCGCCCGTGAGGACGAGTGCGTGGAGGTCACCCCCGAGGCCGTTCGCATTCGCAAGGTCGAGCTCGACGCCACCGCCCGCGGCCGCGCGGCGGCGCGCCTGAAGCGGCAGGACGCCTGA
- a CDS encoding dipeptide ABC transporter ATP-binding protein, protein MSGETAATSPLLSITGLEVAFGPLGRRVPAVTGADLEIFPGETVAIVGESGSGKSTTAHAVIGLLPEGGTVTGGRILFAGEDITHADARRLEALRGREIGFVPQDPMSNLNPVWSIGYQVGEAVRANGVAKGRRAVRERTIEVLGEAGLPDPAKRLKQYPHQFSGGMRQRALIGIGLAARPQLLIADEPTSALDVTVQRVILDHLATLTGELGTSVLLITHDLGLAAERADRVVVMYRGRVVEAGPSRELLQNPRHPYTRRLVAAAPSLASQRLRVTERPAAAPTTTEASAVEAFDVRKVYRLRTAGLRSEPFAAVDGVSLTVARGTTTALVGESGSGKSTMAKMVLGLEKPTEGRIDVDGQDIGTLDRRGLFALRRRMQPVFQDPYGSLDPLRSIHSTIAEPLAIHGIGTAAERRRRVGELLDQVTLPASFASRYPNELSGGQRQRVAIARALALNPEIVVLDEAVSALDVLVQAQVLELLVGLQEELGLTYLFITHDLAVVRTIADRVSVMRAGRVVEEGTTDEVFAAPREDYTRTLLEVILGAAIPLG, encoded by the coding sequence ATGAGTGGCGAGACCGCGGCCACGAGCCCGCTCCTGTCGATCACCGGACTGGAAGTGGCTTTCGGCCCCCTGGGCCGGCGGGTCCCCGCCGTCACCGGCGCCGACCTCGAGATCTTCCCCGGCGAGACCGTCGCCATCGTGGGGGAGTCCGGCTCGGGCAAATCGACCACCGCGCACGCCGTGATCGGCCTCCTGCCCGAGGGCGGGACCGTCACCGGCGGGCGCATCCTGTTCGCCGGCGAAGACATCACCCATGCCGACGCGCGCCGTCTGGAGGCGCTGCGCGGCCGCGAGATCGGCTTCGTTCCGCAGGACCCCATGTCGAATCTCAACCCCGTGTGGAGCATCGGCTACCAGGTCGGCGAGGCCGTCCGTGCGAACGGCGTCGCCAAGGGCCGCCGCGCTGTCCGCGAGCGCACGATCGAGGTGCTGGGCGAGGCCGGACTCCCAGACCCGGCGAAGCGCCTGAAACAGTACCCGCACCAGTTCAGCGGCGGGATGCGCCAGCGCGCCCTGATCGGGATCGGCCTCGCTGCCCGCCCCCAGCTGCTGATCGCCGACGAGCCGACCTCGGCGCTCGACGTGACCGTGCAGCGCGTCATCCTCGACCACCTCGCCACGCTGACCGGGGAGCTCGGAACGAGCGTCCTGCTGATCACGCACGATCTCGGCCTCGCGGCGGAGCGCGCCGACCGCGTCGTCGTGATGTACCGCGGGCGCGTGGTGGAGGCGGGCCCGTCGCGCGAGCTGCTCCAGAACCCGCGGCACCCGTACACGAGACGTCTGGTCGCCGCGGCGCCGAGCCTCGCCTCCCAGCGCCTGCGCGTGACCGAGCGCCCCGCCGCCGCGCCCACCACCACCGAGGCTTCGGCTGTCGAGGCGTTCGACGTCCGCAAGGTGTACCGGCTGCGGACGGCAGGACTGCGCTCCGAGCCGTTCGCCGCGGTGGACGGTGTGAGCCTGACGGTGGCGCGCGGCACGACGACGGCGCTCGTGGGGGAGTCCGGCTCCGGCAAATCGACTATGGCGAAAATGGTGCTCGGCCTCGAGAAGCCCACCGAGGGCCGGATCGACGTCGACGGCCAGGACATCGGCACGCTCGACCGCCGCGGCCTGTTCGCCCTGCGGCGTCGGATGCAGCCGGTCTTCCAAGACCCGTACGGGTCGCTCGACCCGCTGCGCAGCATCCACAGCACCATCGCCGAACCGCTCGCGATCCATGGCATCGGCACGGCCGCCGAGCGGCGCCGGCGGGTGGGGGAACTGCTCGACCAGGTCACGCTGCCAGCGTCGTTCGCTTCGCGCTACCCGAACGAGCTCTCCGGTGGCCAGCGCCAGCGCGTCGCGATCGCCCGCGCCCTCGCCCTCAACCCCGAGATCGTCGTGCTCGACGAGGCGGTCTCCGCGCTGGACGTGCTGGTGCAGGCCCAGGTGCTCGAACTCCTCGTGGGACTGCAGGAGGAACTCGGTCTGACCTACCTGTTCATCACGCACGACCTCGCCGTGGTGCGCACGATCGCCGACCGGGTGAGCGTCATGCGCGCCGGTCGCGTGGTCGAGGAGGGGACGACGGACGAGGTCTTCGCGGCCCCGCGCGAGGACTACACACGAACTCTCTTGGAGGTCATCCTCGGAGCGGCCATCCCCCTGGGATAA
- a CDS encoding ABC transporter permease → MSVSHYVAPSDEVEIAAARPTAPAKGGTLFSDAWLDLRRRPTFWLSMALIALILFVALFPGLITSVPPNAGCQLANSNGAPVAGHPLGFTKQGCDVFSRIVHGAGTSVSVGLIATLLMAVLGIVFGALAGFYGGWVDTVLSRVGDQIFFSIPYILAAVVIMSVFAAFANVWIIALAIGIFAWPATARVLRAEVMRVRNADFVMASEALGLGRFRILVRHVLPNSIAPVIVITTISLAGAIVAEATLSFLGGGLPPSTMSWGNDISAAQVDLRTAPTVLLYPSIALSVTVLSFILLGETVREALDPKARARR, encoded by the coding sequence ATGTCCGTTAGTCACTACGTCGCCCCCTCCGACGAGGTGGAGATCGCCGCCGCCCGGCCCACCGCACCGGCGAAGGGCGGCACCCTCTTCAGCGACGCCTGGCTCGACCTGCGCCGCCGCCCGACCTTCTGGCTGTCGATGGCGCTGATCGCGCTCATCCTGTTCGTCGCGCTCTTCCCCGGGCTCATCACCTCGGTTCCCCCGAACGCGGGATGCCAGCTGGCGAACAGCAATGGCGCTCCCGTCGCCGGCCACCCGCTAGGGTTCACCAAACAGGGCTGCGACGTGTTCTCCCGCATCGTGCATGGCGCGGGCACCTCGGTCTCCGTCGGCCTGATCGCGACGCTGCTCATGGCCGTGCTCGGGATCGTGTTCGGCGCGCTGGCCGGCTTCTACGGCGGCTGGGTGGACACGGTGCTCTCGCGCGTCGGCGACCAGATCTTCTTCTCGATCCCCTACATCCTGGCCGCGGTCGTCATCATGTCGGTGTTCGCCGCGTTCGCCAACGTGTGGATCATCGCCCTCGCCATCGGCATCTTCGCCTGGCCGGCGACCGCTCGTGTGCTGCGTGCCGAGGTGATGCGGGTCAGGAACGCCGACTTCGTGATGGCCTCGGAGGCGCTCGGGCTCGGCCGGTTCCGCATCCTGGTGCGGCACGTGCTGCCGAACTCCATTGCGCCGGTCATCGTTATCACCACGATCTCGCTCGCGGGCGCGATCGTGGCCGAGGCGACCCTGTCGTTCCTCGGGGGCGGGCTGCCGCCGAGCACCATGTCCTGGGGCAACGACATCTCGGCGGCGCAGGTGGACCTCCGCACCGCTCCCACCGTGCTGCTGTACCCCTCCATCGCGCTGTCCGTCACTGTGCTGAGCTTCATCCTGCTCGGCGAGACAGTGCGCGAGGCGCTCGACCCGAAGGCGAGGGCCCGCCGATGA